The sequence below is a genomic window from Thermodesulfobacteriota bacterium.
TCAAATCGGTGCAAGTGGCCCGGCTGGCCGCCATGGCTGCCTGGGCCGCCCTCCACCACGGCGACCGGGTCGGCGGCGTGGTGATCGGCGCCGAGGCCTTCGCGGTGCTGCCGGCCCGGGCCCGGCGCCACGGCGTCATGGCCCTCATCCAGGCCCTGGTCCGGCTGCAGCCGACCGCCCCCGGGGCGAGCCGGCCCGGCCGCCTGGACGAGGGTCTGGCCAAGCTCCGTTCCCTGACCCGACCCGGCAGCCTCATCCTCCTGCTCAGTGATTTCGGGGAGATGGAATCAGACGGCGAGCGGCTCCTGGGCGGACTGGCCCGGCACAGCGATCTTGTGGCCGGCTTTGTCCACGATCCTCTGGAGGCCCAGCCGCCGGCGGCCGGCCGCTTCGGCTTTGCCAACCTCGGCCGCCGCCTTCTTCTGGACACCGGCCAGGATGAGGTGCAGCAGCGGTGGGCCGCGGCCTTCCGCCAGCGCCAGCAGGATCTCCATGCCCTGGGCCAGAAGAGCGGCTTTCCGGTCCTGGACATTGCCACCGACATGGAGCCCCGGCAGGTCCTGCAGCAGGGCCTGGCGCGGCTGGGGAGGACCTGATGCCGCCGGCCGCCGATCCCCTGGCCGAGCTGCGGCCGTTGCACCTGCCGCCCCCGGTCTCGTGGTGGCCGCCCGCGCCGGGCTGGTGGCTTCTGGCCGGGCTGGCGCTGGGTCTTTTCGGACTCGCCTGGTATTGGCGTCGCCGCGGGCAGGTACGGCGGGCCGCCCTGGCGGAGCTGCAGGCCCTGGCCGGCAGTGCCCGCGAGACCCGGGAGCAGCTGCGGCAGCTCGCCGCCCTTCTCAAGCGCTATGCCCTGC
It includes:
- a CDS encoding DUF4381 domain-containing protein is translated as MPPAADPLAELRPLHLPPPVSWWPPAPGWWLLAGLALGLFGLAWYWRRRGQVRRAALAELQALAGSARETREQLRQLAALLKRYALHCYPGQEVAALTGDAWLRFLDEHGGNGAFTSGCGQVLGRGLFQPGTAVDLPALVRLVERWLRQNRRKG
- a CDS encoding DUF58 domain-containing protein; amino-acid sequence: MSIPGVTVDLGELVRLAGAVRSLRLGPGRRAAAVRAGGHLSVHKGRGLEFDEVRQYQAGDEVRSIDWRITARRGKPHTRLYREERERPIFVLADLNPGMFFGTRRQLKSVQVARLAAMAAWAALHHGDRVGGVVIGAEAFAVLPARARRHGVMALIQALVRLQPTAPGASRPGRLDEGLAKLRSLTRPGSLILLLSDFGEMESDGERLLGGLARHSDLVAGFVHDPLEAQPPAAGRFGFANLGRRLLLDTGQDEVQQRWAAAFRQRQQDLHALGQKSGFPVLDIATDMEPRQVLQQGLARLGRT